Proteins co-encoded in one Osmerus mordax isolate fOsmMor3 chromosome 11, fOsmMor3.pri, whole genome shotgun sequence genomic window:
- the cfap45 gene encoding cilia- and flagella-associated protein 45 has translation MIPQSVGSPSGRLSGSSQTRRYRTRSLTSHVDESLFGTPKKDADRSRSERMPGQSHSAQRQSQKSPKANTIRIITKDLIRDLKIPSEDPSGLSIILPPTEIERIASACRVPTKEEREALMEDYRKEREAALGAAEERKALIRQADLSRQKNQGLTELEAEARDRAQYLLERANAMRMEQEDEVKKLNELILGAQCHAVRDAQILERKQILGELQEEERRLDAMMELDRRRALEAQEQIDQIRKQQMIRGKQLIVNQIEERLEEKMLLDEMREQEGQQMLENLERMQIEELEALGKKKEQQMKLQVEIMQINEENLLAKERKKEEEQLADLRAMEYTRKKMEREAEYEAEQRRIQKEKEKEVARLRALQERDKDHKAEQDELRARRNQEAMEREWRKKEKVQLKKKDEEEARLKAARLEQVVHKEHLLSIEAGRERAEFERVLRAQLESIEKEKEKESKHRQKVLRHADGVRQQVREREQQAISQRREFFKEADRLDEEARERRLRLNEIKDKKLKELKAAGLPDKYCNEVERKAQTLTTLAH, from the exons ATGATC CCACAAAGTGTGGGGTCCCCATCGGGTCGACTCTCTGGCAGCTCCCAGACACGTCGCTACCGTACCCGTTCCCTTACTTCTCATGTGGACGAAAGTCTCTTTGGAACCCCTAAAAAG GACGCTGACAGGAGTCGGTCAGAACGCATGCCGGGTCAGTCTCATTCTGCTCAGAGGCAGAGCCAGAAGTCCCCAAAAGCCAACACAATCCGCATTATCACCAAAGACCTCATTCGCGACCTAAA AATTCCTAGTGAAGATCCCTCTGGGCTGTCCATAATACTTCCACCCACTGAGATTGAGCGGATTGCCTCTGCATGTCGGGTACCgacaaaggaggagagggaggccctGATGGAAGACTAtcgaaaggagagggaggcagctcTG GGTGCCGCGGAAGAGAGGAAGGCCCTTATCCGCCAGGCGGACCTGTCCCGTCAGAAGAACCAGGGCCTGACTGAGTTAGAGGCAGAGGCGCGGGATAGGGCCCAGTACCTGCTCGAGAGAGCCAACGCCAtgaggatggagcaggaggacgAGGTCAAGAAGCTCAACGAG TTGATTCTGGGTGCCCAGTGCCACGCGGTACGGGATGCCCAGATCCTGGAGAGGAAGCAGATTCTGGGGGAgctgcaggaggaagagaggcgtCTGGACGCCATGATGGAGCTGGACCGCAGGCGGGCCCTGGAGGCCCAGGAGCAGATCGACCAGATCCGAAAGCAACAGATGATCCG ggGGAAACAGCTGATTGTAAATCAGATTGAGGAGCGTCTGGAGGAAAAGATGCTGCTTGACGAGATGAGGGAACAGGAGGGCCAACAGATGCTGGAGAACCTAGAGAGGATGCAAATAGAGGAACTTGAG GCTCTAGGAAAGAAGAAGGAGCAGCAGATGAAGTTGCAGGTGGAGATCATGCAAATCAACGAGGAGAACCTGCTGGCTAAGGAAcgcaagaaagaggaggagcaaCTGGCAGACTTGAGAGCCATGGAGTACACCCGCAAAAAAATG gagagggaggcggagtatgaggcagagcagagacgcatccagaaggagaaggagaaggaggtggccaGGCTGAGAGCCCTGCAGGAGAGGGACAAAGACCACAAGGCCGAGCAG GATGAGCTTCGGGCCCGGAGGAACCAGGAGGCcatggagagggagtggaggaaaaaagagaaggtGCAGCTGAAGAAAAAGGACGAGGAAGAGGCCCGACTGAAAGCAGCTCGCTTGGAGCAGGTTGTGCACAAAGAACACCTGCTGTCCATTGAAGCCGGACGGGAGAGGGCCGAGTTTGAGAGGGTGTTACG AGCTCAGCTGGAGTCCatcgagaaggagaaggagaaggagtccAAGCACAGGCAGAAGGTCCTGCGTCACGCTGACGGCGTCCGTCAACAGGTGAGGGAGCGCGAGCAGCAGGCCATCAGCCAGCGGCGGGAGTTCTTCAAGGAGGCTGACCGCCTGGACGAAGAGGCTCGCGAGCGACGCCTCCGCCTGAACGAGATCAAGGACAAGaagctgaaggagctgaa GGCTGCTGGTCTACCTGACAAATACTGTAATGAAGTGGAGCGGAAAGCCCAGACTCTGACTACTCTGGCTCACtag
- the slc37a4a gene encoding glucose-6-phosphate exchanger SLC37A4a, producing the protein MSTAGYGYYRTTIFLAMFVGYTLYYFNRKTFSFVMPSLMEEIKLDKDDLGMISSSQSLAYAISKFISGVLSDQISARWLFSIGLFMVGGINVIFSWSSTVAVFSVLWFFNGLGQGLGWPPCGRVLRKWFEPSQFGTWWAVLSCSMNLAGSLGPIIATVMAQSYSWRTILSISGLSCVAFSFVCLLVIRNEPKDVGLANIEVAGAKKGNTGTSSDESTLKEFLLSPYLWLLSLGYLVVFGVKTACTDWGQLFLIQDKGQSTLMGSSYMSALEVGGLLGSLAAGYFTDKAVAQQGKRNNGNPRHFLLIAMMAGMCASMYLFRVTVTSESPKVWILALGAIFGFSSYGPIALFGVIANESAPSNYCGTSHAIVALMANIGGFLSGFPFSTIAKHHGWEMAFWVAEISCVITTVGFFLMRNIRTKMGHIPKKDD; encoded by the exons ATGTCGACTGCAGGGTATGGATACTACCGGACCACAATTTTCCTGGCCATGTTTGTGGGCTACACGCTGTACTACTTCAACAGGAAGACCTTCTCATTCGTCATGCCCTCACTAATGGAAGAGATCAAGCTGGATAAAGACGACCTGG GCATGATCTCCAGCAGCCAGTCTCTGGCCTACGCTATCAGCAAGTTCATTAGCGGCGTGTTGTCGGATCAGATAAGTGCTCGCTGGCTCTTTTCAATTGGCCTGTTCATGGTGGGCGGCATCAACGTGATCTTCTCCTGGTCCTCCACTGTGGCCGTCTTTTCTGTCCTCTGGTTCTTCAATGGCCTGGGTCAGGGACTAGGATGGCCTCCATGTGGCCGTGTGCTGCGCAAG TGGTTTGAGCCTTCTCAGTTTGGAACATGGTGGGCTGTGCTTTCCTGCAGCATGAACCTGGCTGGGAGTCTGGGACCCATaattgccacggtgatggcccAGAGCTACAGTTGGAGGACTATCCTGTCAATCTCAGGCCTGTCCTGTGTGGCATTCTCCTTTGTGTGTCTATTAGTCATCAGGAATGAACCCAAGGACGTAGGCCTGGCCAACATTGAAGTGGCGGGGGCCAAGAAGGGGAATACAG GCACCTCCAGTGATGAGAGTACCCTGAAAGAGTTCCTCCTGTCCCCCTACCTGTGGCTGCTGTCCCTAGGATACCTTGTGGTGTTCGGGGTGAAGACAGCCTGCACTGACTGGGGACAGTTGTTCCTCATCCAGGACAAGGGACAATCTACACTCATGG GCAGTTCTTACATGAGCGCTCTGGAGGTGGGTGGCCTGCTGGGAAGTCTAGCAGCAGGGTACTTCACTGACAAGGCCGTGGCACAA CAAGGCAAGCGAAACAATGGCAACCCCCGCCACTTTTTGTTGATCGCAATGATGGCAGGGATGTGTGCTTCCATGTACCTTTTCCGTGTCACCGTCACATCAGAGAGTCCAAAG GTGTGGATCCTAGCCTTGGGGGCTATTTTTGGCTTCTCATCTTATGGGCCAATTGCACTTTTTGGGGTCATAGCCAATGAGAGTGCTCCTTCCAACTACTGTGGGACATCACATGCTATAGTTGCCCTGATGGCAAACA ttgGTGGATTCCTCTCTGGGTTCCCGTTCAGCACCATTGCCAAGCACCATGGCTGGGAAATGGCCTTCTGGGTGGCAGAGATCAGCTGTGTCATCACCACAGTGGGATTCTTCCTGATGCGTAACATCAGAACCAAGATGGGTCACATCCCCAAGAAGGATGACTGA
- the trappc4 gene encoding trafficking protein particle complex subunit 4, whose translation MAIFSVYVVNKAGGLIYQYDNYVPRAEAEKTFSYPLDLVLKIHDEKVIVSFGQRDGIRVGHAVLSINGVDVNGKFTSEGKEIIEYLKDSANYPVSIRFGRARLSSNEKLMLASMFHSLFAIGSQLSPEVGSSGIEMLETDVFKLHCFQTLTGIKFIVLADPRQSGIDALLRKIYEIYSDFALKNPFYSLEMPIRCELFDQNLKSALEVAEKAGNFGTGS comes from the exons ATGGCGATATTCAGTGTGTATGTTGTCAATAAGGCAGGAGGACTAATTTACCAATATGACAACTATGTACCGAGAGCAGAGGCAGAAAAAACATTTAGTTATCCTTTAGATTTGGTGCTGAAGATCCACGACGAGAAAGTTATAGTATCATTCGGCCAACGTGATGGTATCAGAG TGGGTCATGCAGTCCTATCTATCAATGGAGTGGACGTCAATGGCAAGTTTACGTCGGAAGGCAAGGAGATAATCGAATATTTGAAAGACTCAGCAAATTATCCAGTGTCCATTCGATTTGGAAGAGCCCGTTTGAGTTCGAATGAAAAACTGATGCTGGCTTCAATGTTTCATTC GTTGTTTGCGATCGGATCACAGCTGTCTCCTGAGGTCGGTAGTTCTGGGATTGAGATGCTGGAAACCGACGTATTTAAACTCCACTGCTTTCAGACACTTACAG GTATAAAGTTCATAGTGCTTGCAGACCCCCGACAGTCCGGCATTGATGCACTTCTGCGGAAGATATATGAGATCTATTCAGACTTTGCCCTTAAGAACCCGTTTTATTCTCTGGAGATGCCGATCAG GTGTGAATTGTTTGATCAGAACTTGAAGAGCGCTTTGGAGGTTGCAGAAAAGGCTGGTAACTTTGGAACAGGATCATGA
- the LOC136951665 gene encoding small ribosomal subunit protein eS25-like has translation MPPKTDKKKDAGKSKKDKDPANKAGGKAKKKKWSKGKVRDKLNNLVLFDKATYEKLYKEVPNYKLITPAVVSERLKIRGSLARNALQELLAKGMIKLVSKHRSQIIYTRNTKGGDEAVPEKEA, from the exons ATG CCTCCTAAGACCGATAAGAAAAAGGACGCGGGGAAGTCCAAAAAGGACAAGGACCCAGCCAACAAGGCAGGAGGCAAGGCCAAGAAGAAG AAGTGGTCTAAGGGAAAAGTGAGGGATAAGCTCAACAACCTGGTCCTCTTTGACAAGGCCACCTACGAAAAGCTGTACAAGGAAGTGCCTAACTACAAGCTCATCACACCAGCAGTAGTGTCTGAGAGACTTAAGATCAGAGGCTCTCTGGCCAGGAATGCCCTCCAGGAACTTCTCGCTAAAG GCATGATCAAGCTAGTGTCCAAACACAGATCTCAGATCATCTACACACGCAACACCAAGGGTGGAGATGAGGCTGTGCCTGAGAAGGAGGCTTAA
- the vaspb gene encoding LOW QUALITY PROTEIN: vasodilator-stimulated phosphoprotein (The sequence of the model RefSeq protein was modified relative to this genomic sequence to represent the inferred CDS: deleted 1 base in 1 codon): MSESSICQARATVMIYDDGNKKWLPAGAGAQAFSRVQIYHNPVNNAFRVVGRKMQTDQQVVINCPIVKGLKYNQATPNFHQWRDARQVWGLNFGSKEDATLFANGMLHALEVLNSLADAEAVSALPAGYATLPRPVSNGPSPEELEQQRRLEQQRLEQQERERLDRERQERERQERERQAAAVNVAPPAPPMAPMAPAAPPAPPAPPAPPAPPVPLAPPPPPCPPAMGSGAPPAPAPPPSGAPPPAPPLPSGGGGEGLGGAGGLAAALAGAKLRKVNKQEDGAPAAAPIARADASRNSTSSIGGGGGGGGGLMGEMSAILARRRKATDQVGKPPAKTEPKPEENDDSESQGQSETVRRPWEKACTMPRTNSISKSMDPSSPFPMSPRVKPVGGSNDTGGGEEPDMERIKQEILEEVRKELQKVKEEIIGAFIQELQKRDT; encoded by the exons TGAGTCGAGTATCTGCCAGGCTCGGGCCACGGTGATGATCTACGACGATGGCAACAAGAAGTGGCTCCcggcgggggcgggggcccAGGCCTTCAGCAGGGTCCAGATCTACCACAACCCCGTCAACAACGCCTTCAGAGTGGTGGGACGCAAAATGCAGACAGACCAGCag GTGGTGATCAACTGTCCAATCGTCAAGGGGCTGAAGTACAACCAGGCCACGCCCAACTTCCACCAGTGGCGGGACGCGCGGCAGGTGTGGGGCCTCAACTTCGGCAGCAAGGAGGACGCCACCCTGTTCGCCAACGGCATGCTGCATGCGCTGGAGGTCCTCAACTCCTTGGCAGATGCAG AGgctgtctctgctctccctgcagGTTATGCTACCCTCCCCCGCCCAGTGTCAAATGGACCGTCCCCAGAGGAGCTGGAACAGCAGCGGAG GCTGGAACAGCAGAGGCTGGAACAGCAGGAAAGAGAGCGCCTAGATCGAGAGAgacaagagcgagagagacaggagagggagagacaagcagCCGCAG TCAACgtcgccccccccgccccccccatggCCCCCATGGCTCCAGCtgcc cccccggcccctccgGCCCCCCCCGCGCCACCTGCCCCACCTGTgcccctggctcctcctccaccaccttgcCCCCCCGCCATGGGAAGTGGCGCCCCCCCGGCCCCGGCGCCCCCTCCCTCGGGTGCACCCCCACCCGCCCCGCCCCTGCCttctggggggggaggagagggcctcgggggggccgggggcctggCAGCCGCCCTGGCAGGAGCCAAGCTCCGCAAAGTGAacaag CAGGAGGATGGTGCACCTGCGGCCGCCCCCATCGCCAGGGCTGACGCCAGTCGCAACAGCACCTCCTCcattgggggagggggcgggggcggaggaggccTGATGGGAGAGATGAGTGCCATCCTGGCACGGAG GAGGAAGGCAACCGACCAGGTGGGGAAACCACCTGCCAAGACAGAGCCCAAACCAGAGGAAAAC GATGACTCAGAATCTCAAGGCCAAAGTG AAACAGTCAGAAGACCTTGGGAAAAAGCGTGCACTATGCCAAG GACCAATTCCATCAGCAAGAGCATGGACCCCAGCTCCCCCTTTCCCATGAGTCCCAG GGTTAAACCTGTGGGGGGTAGTAACGACACGGGAGGTGGCGAGGAGCCCGATATGGAGAGAATCAAGCAG GAAATTTTGGAGGAGGTTCGAAAAGAGTTGCAAAAAGTCAAGGAGGAGATCATTGGAG CCTTTATTCAGGAGCTGCAGAAGAGGGACACATAG